A genomic region of Micromonospora sp. NBRC 110009 contains the following coding sequences:
- a CDS encoding CHAT domain-containing protein, whose product MALAREWDRLVAEVRELPDLADFLKPLDLETLLPPATEGPVVVVNVSQWRCDAIIVRHTGVTPRPLPDLTAQSAADWTNRYLNTLREAEQAADNLDAVREQRQGDTGMGRRQAVQRAERAMSAALQATEAMLNDLLAWLWDVAAEPVLDELGLHETPLPGAQWPRLWWCPTGPMTLLPLHAAGYHMSRDQPTRTVIDRVVSSYTPTLRALREARRPLDPTPRGHRMLAVGVGDAEGQRSLSGVTSELGTLAELVPADRLTMVVGPDATRDAIREQLVGHRWAHFSCHGTQDLRDPSRGGLMLSDGRLTVTDIATGQYHADFVGLSACKTATGGVDLLDEAISLSAALHYTGFRHVIGALWSVYDNDHTIQLFRTLYEEIITDGCLYPDRSARALHRATRALRDTARDQPSVWTPFTHTGP is encoded by the coding sequence ATGGCGCTGGCGCGCGAGTGGGATCGGCTCGTCGCGGAGGTGCGCGAGCTACCGGACCTCGCCGACTTTCTCAAACCTCTTGACCTCGAGACGCTGTTGCCCCCCGCAACGGAAGGACCCGTGGTCGTCGTCAACGTCAGCCAATGGCGCTGCGACGCGATAATCGTCCGCCACACCGGCGTGACACCACGCCCTTTGCCTGACCTGACCGCTCAGAGCGCGGCCGATTGGACCAATCGCTATCTGAACACACTCCGCGAAGCCGAGCAGGCCGCCGACAATCTAGACGCGGTGCGCGAGCAGCGGCAGGGCGACACTGGCATGGGGAGGCGGCAAGCCGTCCAGCGGGCCGAGCGGGCGATGTCGGCGGCGCTCCAGGCAACGGAGGCGATGCTCAACGATCTGCTTGCGTGGCTCTGGGACGTCGCGGCCGAACCGGTGCTCGATGAGCTGGGACTGCACGAGACACCGCTTCCCGGAGCGCAATGGCCGCGACTCTGGTGGTGCCCCACCGGTCCGATGACGCTGCTGCCGCTGCACGCGGCCGGATACCACATGTCCCGCGACCAACCCACTCGTACCGTGATTGATCGTGTGGTGTCGTCCTACACACCAACGCTACGCGCTTTGCGCGAGGCCCGCCGGCCGCTCGACCCCACCCCGCGTGGTCACCGCATGCTCGCGGTCGGCGTCGGCGACGCCGAAGGGCAGCGGTCGCTCAGTGGGGTAACGAGCGAACTGGGCACCCTCGCGGAGCTCGTTCCCGCCGACCGGCTCACCATGGTGGTCGGTCCGGACGCGACGCGTGACGCGATCCGCGAGCAGCTCGTCGGTCACCGGTGGGCGCACTTCAGCTGCCACGGCACCCAGGATCTGCGCGACCCGTCCCGAGGCGGGCTGATGCTGTCCGACGGGAGGCTGACCGTTACCGACATCGCTACCGGGCAGTACCACGCCGATTTCGTAGGGCTCTCCGCCTGCAAGACGGCCACCGGGGGCGTCGATCTGCTCGACGAGGCGATAAGCCTCTCTGCCGCGCTGCACTATACCGGCTTCCGGCACGTCATTGGCGCCCTGTGGTCGGTGTACGACAACGACCACACTATCCAGTTGTTCCGTACCCTCTACGAAGAGATAATTACCGACGGGTGCCTGTATCCGGACCGCAGCGCCCGTGCGCTCCACCGCGCGACCCGCGCACTTCGCGACACCGCCCGCGACCAACCAAGTGTCTGGACACCGTTCACCCACACCGGACCGTGA
- a CDS encoding DUF2637 domain-containing protein — MSPLNSPTTRTADNSTSEAATDVAVVHLKRLRWAVRATLTLGVAASVAANVLHARPNPISQIIAAWPPLALLLTVELISRVPHHRRSLGIIRIAATSVIAAIATWVSYSHLVGVAARYGETGAGAAYLLPISVDGLVIVASVSLVELTARIRAGQPEQHPQPPVAATPSPTPTTRMPHAASAGRRDEGTADASSGARASADPVPCPDPPQRRPQHDAGDGERRPRRHLVDVANARVQRPSAASAVNGEPAVNGDELVPSETAAAVAYWHRREPHLHPAEIAARIGRSERTVRRYWPPRPQTPPAANANHAGDLTEGPRT; from the coding sequence GTGAGCCCGCTGAACAGCCCCACCACCCGTACCGCGGACAACTCAACGAGCGAGGCCGCGACTGATGTGGCTGTGGTGCACCTGAAGCGGCTGCGATGGGCAGTACGGGCAACCCTCACCCTCGGAGTCGCCGCATCGGTCGCCGCGAACGTGCTGCACGCCCGACCGAACCCAATCAGCCAGATCATCGCCGCGTGGCCGCCGCTGGCGCTGCTGCTCACCGTCGAGCTGATCTCCCGCGTCCCGCACCACCGCCGATCCCTCGGCATCATCCGCATCGCCGCCACCAGCGTTATCGCCGCCATCGCCACCTGGGTGTCGTACTCGCACCTCGTCGGGGTCGCCGCCCGCTACGGCGAGACCGGCGCAGGGGCCGCCTACCTGCTGCCCATCTCCGTTGACGGCCTGGTCATCGTCGCCAGCGTCAGCCTCGTCGAGCTCACCGCCCGGATCCGCGCGGGACAACCCGAACAGCACCCACAGCCTCCTGTGGCCGCCACACCCAGCCCTACGCCCACGACACGCATGCCGCACGCCGCATCAGCGGGCCGCCGAGACGAGGGCACTGCAGACGCGTCATCCGGCGCGAGGGCATCAGCCGATCCGGTCCCGTGCCCTGACCCGCCGCAGCGTCGCCCACAACATGACGCCGGCGACGGTGAGCGCCGGCCGAGGCGCCACCTGGTCGACGTGGCCAACGCGCGGGTGCAGCGGCCCTCCGCTGCCAGCGCCGTGAACGGCGAGCCGGCGGTGAACGGCGACGAGCTGGTGCCGTCGGAGACGGCCGCCGCCGTTGCCTACTGGCACCGGCGGGAGCCCCACCTGCATCCGGCCGAGATCGCGGCGCGTATCGGACGCTCGGAACGCACCGTGCGCCGGTACTGGCCGCCACGTCCGCAGACACCACCGGCAGCCAACGCAAACCACGCCGGTGATCTCACCGAAGGACCCCGCACCTAG
- a CDS encoding DUF4262 domain-containing protein, whose product MTGIDDFLYRQGEIIDRVGWAVTLVVLSDDDLDDTAPFAYTVGLTAHDYPELIIAGLDPATSQALLNDLASRVYDNAEHFRHGQRMGDLIAGYDAVIIDGDPTEQLHPGGAIGRYGRGRVRLQQVVWADRHGRFPWDTAYAFPSAVQPLIGRP is encoded by the coding sequence GTGACCGGCATAGACGACTTCCTGTACCGCCAAGGCGAGATCATCGACAGGGTGGGCTGGGCGGTAACTCTCGTCGTCCTCAGCGACGACGACCTCGACGACACCGCGCCCTTCGCCTACACCGTCGGGCTCACCGCACACGACTACCCGGAGCTGATCATCGCCGGACTGGACCCGGCTACCTCCCAAGCGCTGCTCAACGACCTCGCGAGCAGGGTCTACGACAATGCCGAGCATTTCCGTCACGGTCAGCGCATGGGCGACCTCATCGCCGGATACGACGCGGTCATCATCGACGGCGACCCGACCGAGCAGCTGCACCCGGGCGGCGCGATCGGCCGCTACGGCCGCGGCCGCGTCCGCCTGCAGCAGGTTGTCTGGGCTGACCGGCACGGCCGCTTCCCCTGGGACACCGCCTACGCGTTTCCCTCTGCCGTGCAGCCGCTGATCGGGCGGCCGTAG